The Wolbachia endosymbiont of Ctenocephalides felis wCfeT genome includes a region encoding these proteins:
- the tldD gene encoding metalloprotease TldD gives MSENVNLDQIFFAQNNVNINNVYKIVDGALSNSDGGELFLEFCQSESLLFDDNILKHVDLNTRRGFGLRSFCNDSTSFVCSSEISEKEISNAASIVKSPNSLGQTNSITLSEEVKSLYPRINPINEINLSTKIKLLSEVNKYVRSKNNYVKQVKITLSGEWQIVQIIKEDHRLSDIRPLVRFNVLVIIEKDGRIERGSAGHGGRDSYNEFISEKKWKDIADQALKQALVNLEAVSTPAGEMTVVLGPGWPGVLLHEAIGHGLEGDFNRKKVSAFSNSLGKQVAASGITVVDDGTLPNLRGSISIDDEGTQSGYNVLIEDGILKGYMQDHMNAKLMGVKPTGNGRRESYKEVTMPRMTNTYMLPGKYTPEEMISSVKKGLYAVNFGGGQVDITSGKFVFSSSEAYLIENGKVTQPVKGATLIGDGPTVLKKVSMVGNDLKLDPGIGTCSKDGQHVPVGVGQPTLKIDSITVGGTEV, from the coding sequence ATGTCAGAAAATGTCAATCTAGACCAAATATTTTTCGCTCAAAATAATGTCAATATTAACAATGTATATAAAATAGTTGATGGTGCTTTGAGCAACAGCGATGGTGGTGAATTATTTCTAGAATTTTGCCAATCAGAATCTCTACTTTTTGATGATAACATATTAAAACATGTAGATTTAAATACTAGAAGAGGGTTTGGTTTAAGATCTTTTTGTAATGATAGCACATCTTTTGTCTGTTCTTCTGAAATCAGTGAAAAAGAAATTAGCAATGCTGCTTCCATAGTAAAAAGCCCGAATTCCTTAGGTCAAACGAATTCGATCACTTTAAGTGAAGAGGTAAAAAGTCTATATCCACGAATTAATCCAATAAATGAAATAAATTTAAGCACGAAGATTAAGCTACTGAGCGAAGTAAATAAGTATGTAAGATCTAAAAATAATTATGTAAAGCAAGTAAAGATTACTTTAAGCGGTGAATGGCAAATTGTACAGATAATAAAAGAGGATCACAGATTAAGTGACATAAGGCCACTGGTGCGCTTTAATGTCTTAGTTATTATAGAAAAAGATGGTCGAATTGAAAGAGGCTCTGCAGGGCATGGTGGAAGAGATTCTTACAATGAGTTTATTTCTGAGAAAAAGTGGAAAGATATCGCAGATCAAGCTCTAAAGCAAGCACTAGTGAACCTTGAAGCAGTTTCAACTCCAGCTGGAGAAATGACAGTAGTCCTGGGCCCTGGGTGGCCAGGAGTGTTGCTACATGAGGCTATAGGGCATGGACTTGAAGGTGATTTCAACCGCAAAAAAGTTTCAGCATTTTCAAACTCTTTGGGCAAGCAAGTAGCAGCTAGCGGTATCACAGTAGTTGATGACGGAACTTTACCTAACTTGCGTGGCTCAATCAGCATAGATGATGAAGGCACTCAATCTGGTTATAATGTTTTGATAGAAGATGGGATTCTCAAAGGATATATGCAAGACCATATGAATGCTAAGCTCATGGGTGTAAAACCAACTGGTAATGGCAGGAGAGAGAGTTATAAGGAAGTTACTATGCCACGTATGACAAATACCTATATGCTGCCCGGAAAATACACGCCAGAAGAGATGATATCAAGTGTAAAAAAGGGACTATATGCAGTAAATTTTGGTGGTGGACAAGTTGATATTACATCAGGAAAGTTCGTTTTTTCATCTTCAGAAGCTTATTTGATAGAAAATGGTAAAGTTACACAGCCAGTTAAAGGAGCAACACTGATTGGTGATGGTCCGACAGTGCTGAAGAAAGTATCTATGGTCGGCAACGACTTAAAACTGGACCCTGGTATCGGCACATGTTCCAAAGATGGGCAACATGTACCTGTCGGTGTTGGTCAACCAACACTTAAGATTGATTCAATTACTGTTGGCGGAACTGAGGTATGA